The uncultured Desulfatiglans sp. DNA window CAGTTCTGCTGCAGGGGTTTCCATCGCTTGCATGCCGCCTTTGTTGACTTTGCGGGACCGGGTTTCTATACTCGAAGTGAAAGGATGGTCTTCGATTTCATGGACGAAAAGGAATACCAGCGCAAATTCCTGAACCTCAAGATCCTCAAAGGCATTCAGGATTATCTCAAATCCGCCGAGGATTCGGACGCCGCCTTGGATTCGGACAGCGCCGTCTACCCGATCAAGGTGCCCCAGGAGCTGCTCTACCAACTGGTCAAATTGCAGGGTGCCGAAGGCGCCGATGAGGCCATCCACCGGATCTTCAGATTGGGCTTGACCTTTTGGAGCGAGCGTCTCTTCGAAGAGAGCTTCGGTACGGCCGAAAGTCTGAAAATATTTATCGAACTGGTGAAAAGCCGCAACAAGGACTGACGTCGGCCTTTGCACCGCCTCTTGCCTGATGCTTGCCTTTCCGGCTCCTTCCAACTCACGGGAAAGCTTCCCTGCTCGAGGGCGTGATCCGGTTCGCCCTCATCGGTATTTCTTCGGATCGATCCCGTACTTCTTGATCTTGTAACCGAAGATCCTTTCAGTCGTCTGAAGGGCCTTGGCGGCCTGCCGCATGTTGCCGCGCGAACTTTTCAGGGCATCGATCAGAAGGTCCCGCTCGAACCGCTCGATGGCGTCCTGCAGCGAATCGGATTGCAGCGTCCCGGTGTCCCTGGCGGTCTGCAGGGTGGGCGGGAGGTGGTAGCTGTGCAGGACCTGGTCGTCGCAGAGAAGGACGGCCCGCTCGATGCAATTTTCGAGCTCCCGGACATTCCCAGGCCAGTGATACTGCGTCAGGGCCTCGATGGCGGGGGTCGAGATCCGCTTGATGTCTTTGCTGTATTCCCGGGCGTATTTTTCCAGAAAATAATCGGCCAGGAGCAGGATGTCCGCCTCCCGTTCGCGAAGGGCCGGGAGGTAGATAGGGTAGACGTTGAGGCGGTAGAAGAGATCCTCGCGGAAGGTTCCGGCCTCGACGGCGGTGGCGAGATTCTGGTTGGTGGCGGCGATCAGCCGGATGTTGACCTTGATGACCTTGTTGCCCCCCAGCCTTTCGAGTTCTCTCTCCTGCAGGACGCGCAGGAGTTTTCCCTGGCTTTCGAGGGCCAGAGAGCCGATTTCGTCCAGGAAGATGGTCCCGCCGTGGGCCCGTTCGAACTTGCCCGCCTTCTGTTCGTTCGCCCCCGTAAACGCCCCTTTCTCGTATCCGAACAGCTCCGCCTCGACAAGGTTGGCGGGCAGGGCGGCGCAGTTGACTTTGATCAACGGCTGCTCGGCTCGAAGACTGTTGTAATGGATGGCGTTGGCAACCAGTTCCTTCCCTGTGCCGCTCTCCCCCAGGAGCAGGACGTTCGCGTTGCTTTTGGCGACCTGGGTGATGAGGTAGAAGACCTCCTGCATCTTCCGGCTGTTGCCGATGATATTGGTGAAGCTGTATTTGCGGTTCAGTTCCTTCCTGAGGAGGATGTTCTCTTCACGCAGCTGATCGGTTTCCCGGGTGATCTTTTCGAGCAGGCTCACCTTCTGGGCGATCAGGCTGCTGATGATCGTCAGGAGCCGGACGTCTTCGTCGAGCGAGCTCCCTCCGTCCGGCATCCGGTCGACGCTCAGGGCCCCCAGGACCTTGGACCCGTCGATGACGGGCACGCAGAGAAACGCGATCTTGGACTTGTCGATCGCTCGCCTTGCGCCTGTCCGATCCAGGAAGAGGGGCTCTTCGTCCACCTGCGGGATGACCATGGGGCGCCCCGATTCGATCACGCGCCCGGTGATGCCTTCACCCAGGCGATACCGCCCGCGGTTCATCTCCGCCGACGAGATGCCATGAGCGACTTCGATATGGATCTCGGAGGTCTCAGGGTTTAGAAGAGTGATCGAACCCCTGTTCATTCCTAGATACTCGGAAAGCAGATCCAGGACCTTATAGAGGCTCTTGCGCAGATCGAGCGAGGCGTGAATCGCCTTTGTGATTTCATAAAGACAGGTGATCTTATCCAGATGGGTCGCTTCGTCCATGAAAGGAATGCCTCGCAGCGCAGTCAGGATATGCTGGACAGATAAAAATCTAAATTATACAAAAATGTAGTCGCTGTGGCAAATGAAATCGGTGCACCTGCCGGCTTCGACAGCGCCTGGTAATGGGCGTTTCGCCCGCCCGGCGACAGGCCTTCGACGATGCCGGTGGAACCCCGCAGCGCGTCGACTGCAGCCTGCTGCCCCGTTCGGAATCGGGGGGATTGGGCCGTTTGTTCGATTCATTCGCCCGTACCCGGGAGGCGGCCCTGAGGATTTGTCGGATGGGATTTCCTTGGAGGGTGAAGCGGACCGGATAGGTGAGGCGCCGCGGAGCGGCGGCCGGTCACGCGGCCGGATTCTGCCTTGGATGGGCTATTGGCGGGGTATTTCGTAGGTGTCTACGTGCGTCTTCAACCACTCGGCAAGACGTTCATGGGTGTCGAGCGCGAGGTTTTTGTTCAGGATGGTGACATCCGTGCGACCCGCTTTCCGATCGTGAATAACCATGACACGGGTTGCCAACTGATCCGGCAGGCCGATCGCCGCCCAGTTTTCGAAGTCGAAGATCGATACGAACTTGTCCACTTCTCTTTCCGTGATCATATAGGGTCCTCCTTTCTGTAGGAATGATGGTTTCCGGCATGGATGCCGCTTTCAATCCCCGCCCCATCACGGCCGGCGTCCGGCGCACGGCCATCATGGGACGGGGCTCGCACATTTCAAGCCCGGGCGGCTGGTTCTACCCGGGGTGATGCGGATCGGGTCTGAAAGGCTCCTGGAGAGGCAGGATCGGGAACTCGACCTGCCTTCCAGGGCTCGGTTACCATTTGACGATGAGGTCGACCTGCAGAAGGTCCTGCTTTTTCACGGGGTCGACGGCATCGACGGGTTCGACATCGAAGTAGTAGTCCAGGCCGATCGTGACATTCTTCGCGAGACCGAAGACGAACTCGACCTCATGCCCCTCGGCATTGGTCGCTCCGCCGTAGAAATCGCTGTCCGGCAGGAAGTCCGGCCATGCATCCCTTTCCAGCTTGCGGTAATTGTACTTGAGCTGCCAATCGGCGAAGGATTTGACCTTTTTTGCGCCCATCTTGGCGCCGAACAGATAACCGGTGTCATCCTTGTCGGCGTCCGATTGGACATACTGACCGAAGAGGGCCGCCATTTGGACCGGTCCCCCGAAATGGACACCCAATTCACCGTCCACGGTCCAGGCATCGTAATCGTAGATCAATTTGCCGTTTTTATCGACCGAGTTGCTCTTCGCGCTGTGGACGAAATTGTTCCCCTTGAGGGCGTCGAATTTATAGAAAGAGGGGGCGAGCTTTACATAGGCTGCCTCGGTGAAGCTGTACTGGGCGCCGGCCTGCAAGGCAAGCATCCACGGGTCGCTGGTGTCCGCCTTGTATTCGTCGAGGATGAACCAGGCAGGGACGAAGAAGAGCTTCACACGGCCGTCCTGCATGCTGTGTTTGAGGGAAGCGGCAAAACCGTCCGGATTGATGTCCCCGTCCCACAGGAGGTCCTTGGCGCTCCAGAGCGGGTTCTTGAACTTGCCGCCCAGCAGATCGACCCATTCGGCCGGGGCGTACTTGACGAAGGCGTAGTCGATTCGTGCATCCGGGGTCTGGAAGGTGTCCTCGAAGGTCTGGTTGGTGGAGCGCGGGTCATCGCTGCCGGAGGCCAGTCCGAAGCCGGCCGTCCACTGCTCGTTCACCTCCGCCTCGAGGCCTACCCGCCAGCGGAAGCGCCAGCGGTCGCGGCTGGGGCTGTTGTCGTTGTCCATGTCCTCGCTCTGATAACGGAGGCGCAGGTCGCCCTTGAAGTTGATTTTTTCCACCCACTTGGGCAGTTCCACGAGCTTCCCCTTGGTTTCTTCCTTGGCGGCTTCCTGCGCCACCTGCTGGATCTCGGCCTTCTGGCGTTCCGCCTCGCCCTGCATCTCCGAGATCAGTTGGCCCGCCTCGTCGCGTGTCAGCAGCCCTTTCTCGACGAGTTTGTTGACCAGGATATCCACTTCAGCCGTATACGCTGGTCCGGAAAATACCGAGGCCAAAAAGAACGTACAGACAGCCAATAAAAGGAATCGTTTTCTCATGTCCAATGCATCTCCTTGATTTTAATGATAAAGTTCACAACCCTCTCCTCCTGTTTCTTCCTCCGCAGCCGATTCAGCCTTCACCTCCTCCCCCGGATGATTGTCTTTGGATAGGGCACTATCCCCCGGGGATATTTGGAAAGCATGATCAAAGCATGAGATTTTGATGAGCGGGAGGGCCTTGCCGGATTGAAGGCGGCGCACCGCGTTGCGGTCGTTGGACCCGGAAACGCCCTGCCAATTTTCGCGGAATATGCTATGATGTAAACGAATGAGCAGAGAGCGCCTGCGGCCGCTTTGCAAACGGCCATATCTTTCTTTCGAACAGCGGAGGCCGGTCACGAAGGCGTGAAAACGCTAGAGGCGCTTCTGGGGTGTGTCCGGTTTGGAAGGTGCGGGCAGCGATGGGATATCTCAAAGGACTCCAACCTTATCTGGAGAAGAACTACGAGCGGTCAATCTTCGATGCGGCCGCGCAATCCCGCAAACCCTGGGAATTGTACATCCATGGGCATCGCGTAATCGTATGCAAAATCTACAAGAACCTGAAATACGATATCCTCTCCTCCCAGCCCGGCGGGGGGGAGATGCACCTGTCCAAACTTCAGATCAAGTTGCTCTATCCCCTCGAGGTCGCTTCCAGGGTCAGGGGCATGATCCGGATCGATGAGGAGATTCGGTCGATGAATCTCGATCCGATTCTGGCAGCGGGCGCCCGCCGTTTCGTCAAGAACAAGAGTCTGTTTCCCCTGATGATGGAGAGAGAAGTGGTGTTTTTCACCCTGCTCGAGGGCGAGGTGATCCGGGGGATCATCGCCGGCTTCAGCCGTTACGACATCACGGTGCATTTGAAGGGCGGTGTTCCGATTGCGATTCTCCGGCACGCTATCTATGACCTGAAAAACAGGCGGGGTAGATCCTTTCTCAAGGATTTCCAAGAGGAGCAGCGGGATTGGGAGAAGAGCGATCTTTACGTGCCATAGGGGCCCGGAGCGCCATCGTGCTTCGAAAACGGACAGGGCGCGGGCCTCGGGGCGAGGAGGTTTAAAGGCAGGGATGAAGATCAGAGCCAACGATATAACGATCCGATACAGCCTCGAAGGGCCCCCCGAAGCGCCCTTGGTGACGATGAGCCATTCTTTGGGGACCAGCCTTGAACTCTGGGAGCCGCAGGTCCAGGCGCTGAAGAGCCGCTATCGGGTGCTGCGCTTCGATACACGGGGCCATGGCGGCACTGATGCCCCGCCGGGCCCTTACAGCTTGGAGATGCTGGCAAGCGACATCTTTGAACTGCTGGGTGCCCTGGGTTTGGGGCCAACGCACTTTATGGGGATCTCCATGGGGGGGATGATCGGCCAGACGCTGGCTTTGCTGCATCCGGAGGCGTTGAAAAGCCTGATCCTCTGTGACACGACGAGCCGGGTTCCCCCCGAGGCCGCGCCCGTCTGGGAGGAGCGCATCGAGGCCACGCTTCGGGAAGGCATGGCTCAACACGTGGAGCCGACTTTGGAAAGATGGTTCACCCCACGCTTCCGTGAGGAGCACCCGGAGCTCGTGGAGCCCGTGCGCCGCATGATCCTGGATACGCCGCCGGAAGGGTACGCGGGCTGCTGTCATGCCATCCGGCGGCTCGATTTGACCGAGGCGTTGGGTCGGATCGCTCTTCCGGTGCTGATCGTCGTCGGCGAAGACGACCCCGGCACGCCGGTCTTCGAATCGAAGGTCCTGCATGAGCGGATACCAGATTCCCGGCTCGTGGTGTTGAAGTCCGCAGCCCATCTTTCCAACCGGGAGCAGCCGGCCGCCTTCAATCGGGCTGTCATGGAATTTCTGGGCGAGCTGGAGGGCGTCCGGCAGGGATTCGAGGGGTGATCGTATGAACCGCTCGACGTCTGATGGGGGTTGCACCTCCGTGTCATCGACCATGCAGGAGACCTTGACGATCCATGTGGACGATGAAGCACTTCGGATCCGGGATCGCAGGGGCCGGGGGGTGGATTTGGAACCCCTGGAGGCCCTGATGCTTCTGGATATCCTAAGGGCCGAAGAGGCGCGTCTGAGGGCTGCTGCGGATGCGGCCTGTCCTTTGCCTTTCCGGG harbors:
- a CDS encoding hypothetical protein (Evidence 5 : Unknown function), producing MVFDFMDEKEYQRKFLNLKILKGIQDYLKSAEDSDAALDSDSAVYPIKVPQELLYQLVKLQGAEGADEAIHRIFRLGLTFWSERLFEESFGTAESLKIFIELVKSRNKD
- the anfA gene encoding Nitrogen fixation protein AnfA, whose amino-acid sequence is MDEATHLDKITCLYEITKAIHASLDLRKSLYKVLDLLSEYLGMNRGSITLLNPETSEIHIEVAHGISSAEMNRGRYRLGEGITGRVIESGRPMVIPQVDEEPLFLDRTGARRAIDKSKIAFLCVPVIDGSKVLGALSVDRMPDGGSSLDEDVRLLTIISSLIAQKVSLLEKITRETDQLREENILLRKELNRKYSFTNIIGNSRKMQEVFYLITQVAKSNANVLLLGESGTGKELVANAIHYNSLRAEQPLIKVNCAALPANLVEAELFGYEKGAFTGANEQKAGKFERAHGGTIFLDEIGSLALESQGKLLRVLQERELERLGGNKVIKVNIRLIAATNQNLATAVEAGTFREDLFYRLNVYPIYLPALREREADILLLADYFLEKYAREYSKDIKRISTPAIEALTQYHWPGNVRELENCIERAVLLCDDQVLHSYHLPPTLQTARDTGTLQSDSLQDAIERFERDLLIDALKSSRGNMRQAAKALQTTERIFGYKIKKYGIDPKKYR
- a CDS encoding hypothetical protein (Evidence 5 : Unknown function) is translated as MGVSPARRQAFDDAGGTPQRVDCSLLPRSESGGLGRLFDSFARTREAALRICRMGFPWRVKRTG
- a CDS encoding hypothetical protein (Evidence 5 : Unknown function), producing MDGLLAGYFVGVYVRLQPLGKTFMGVEREVFVQDGDIRATRFPIVNNHDTGCQLIRQADRRPVFEVEDRYELVHFSFRDHIGSSFL
- a CDS encoding hypothetical protein (Evidence 5 : Unknown function), which translates into the protein MITEREVDKFVSIFDFENWAAIGLPDQLATRVMVIHDRKAGRTDVTILNKNLALDTHERLAEWLKTHVDTYEIPRQ
- a CDS encoding conserved exported hypothetical protein (Evidence 4 : Unknown function but conserved in other organisms), encoding MRKRFLLLAVCTFFLASVFSGPAYTAEVDILVNKLVEKGLLTRDEAGQLISEMQGEAERQKAEIQQVAQEAAKEETKGKLVELPKWVEKINFKGDLRLRYQSEDMDNDNSPSRDRWRFRWRVGLEAEVNEQWTAGFGLASGSDDPRSTNQTFEDTFQTPDARIDYAFVKYAPAEWVDLLGGKFKNPLWSAKDLLWDGDINPDGFAASLKHSMQDGRVKLFFVPAWFILDEYKADTSDPWMLALQAGAQYSFTEAAYVKLAPSFYKFDALKGNNFVHSAKSNSVDKNGKLIYDYDAWTVDGELGVHFGGPVQMAALFGQYVQSDADKDDTGYLFGAKMGAKKVKSFADWQLKYNYRKLERDAWPDFLPDSDFYGGATNAEGHEVEFVFGLAKNVTIGLDYYFDVEPVDAVDPVKKQDLLQVDLIVKW
- a CDS encoding conserved hypothetical protein (Evidence 4 : Unknown function but conserved in other organisms), translated to MCPVWKVRAAMGYLKGLQPYLEKNYERSIFDAAAQSRKPWELYIHGHRVIVCKIYKNLKYDILSSQPGGGEMHLSKLQIKLLYPLEVASRVRGMIRIDEEIRSMNLDPILAAGARRFVKNKSLFPLMMEREVVFFTLLEGEVIRGIIAGFSRYDITVHLKGGVPIAILRHAIYDLKNRRGRSFLKDFQEEQRDWEKSDLYVP
- a CDS encoding Alpha/beta hydrolase fold — translated: MKIRANDITIRYSLEGPPEAPLVTMSHSLGTSLELWEPQVQALKSRYRVLRFDTRGHGGTDAPPGPYSLEMLASDIFELLGALGLGPTHFMGISMGGMIGQTLALLHPEALKSLILCDTTSRVPPEAAPVWEERIEATLREGMAQHVEPTLERWFTPRFREEHPELVEPVRRMILDTPPEGYAGCCHAIRRLDLTEALGRIALPVLIVVGEDDPGTPVFESKVLHERIPDSRLVVLKSAAHLSNREQPAAFNRAVMEFLGELEGVRQGFEG
- a CDS encoding conserved hypothetical protein (Evidence 4 : Unknown function but conserved in other organisms) produces the protein MNRSTSDGGCTSVSSTMQETLTIHVDDEALRIRDRRGRGVDLEPLEALMLLDILRAEEARLRAAADAACPLPFRVAVSAKPDEPGPSR